A window of Streptomyces marispadix contains these coding sequences:
- a CDS encoding transcriptional regulator → MEPNSQLDVLLDQSGISRAGLALRVNRLGAEQDVTLRYDHTAVARWLKGQRPRGRVPELICEVLGARLERTLTLADIGMAGPPGARSASTPPSGTAGEEDERASLGGFVERAAVSWRSDQMHQDAHGPALLTGAAAVAPVWEWENPPDDLDVSHKGKVEVSEVDVAVLHAARGHYEHLYRNAGGVATRPRVVGFLTGEVAPLLRGDYDDDTGRELCRASGALAAVSGICAYDADEQGLAQRYFHQALRLGKASGDRLFGGYVVSLIVNQALHLGDNRRAIACAEAVLRTPGPQSTPALATDLYAMQAKAYARIGDRRSAHSCMRSAENCSTRIRPEEEPEETGYVQPGLVQVRLAEALLVLGELDPARRYAEEAARAPAHVRGRVNRLVTLTGVELRTGSPERAAETAAQMADQAQGIESQLLRQRMRQVRERLLRHPGAPAAEAAELIEETLRVPL, encoded by the coding sequence ATGGAGCCCAACAGTCAACTGGACGTGCTGCTTGACCAGTCCGGAATCTCCCGGGCCGGTCTGGCCTTGAGAGTCAATCGCCTCGGCGCGGAGCAAGATGTCACTCTGCGTTACGATCACACGGCTGTGGCGCGCTGGCTGAAGGGTCAGCGTCCGCGTGGCCGCGTACCGGAGTTGATATGCGAAGTCCTCGGTGCGCGCCTCGAACGCACGCTGACTCTCGCGGACATAGGCATGGCCGGTCCGCCGGGCGCGCGGTCCGCCTCCACCCCGCCGTCCGGAACGGCGGGGGAGGAGGACGAACGGGCCTCGCTGGGCGGCTTCGTGGAGCGCGCGGCGGTCTCCTGGCGCTCCGACCAGATGCACCAGGACGCCCACGGGCCCGCGCTGCTCACGGGTGCCGCCGCGGTCGCGCCCGTATGGGAGTGGGAGAACCCTCCCGACGACCTGGACGTCTCCCACAAGGGAAAAGTCGAGGTCTCGGAGGTGGACGTCGCGGTGCTGCACGCCGCACGCGGCCACTACGAGCACCTGTACCGCAACGCCGGAGGCGTCGCCACCAGACCCCGCGTCGTCGGCTTCCTCACCGGTGAGGTGGCGCCGCTGCTGCGCGGCGACTACGACGACGACACCGGACGCGAACTGTGCCGCGCCTCGGGCGCGTTGGCGGCCGTGAGCGGCATCTGCGCCTACGACGCCGACGAACAGGGCCTCGCCCAGCGCTACTTCCACCAGGCGCTGCGCCTCGGAAAGGCCTCCGGCGACCGCCTCTTCGGCGGCTACGTCGTCTCCCTCATCGTCAACCAGGCGCTGCACCTCGGGGACAACAGGCGCGCGATCGCCTGCGCGGAGGCGGTGTTACGCACCCCCGGCCCCCAGTCGACCCCGGCACTCGCGACCGACCTCTACGCGATGCAGGCGAAGGCGTACGCACGCATCGGCGATCGCAGGAGTGCCCATAGCTGCATGCGCAGTGCGGAGAACTGCTCCACACGCATACGTCCCGAGGAGGAGCCCGAGGAGACCGGCTACGTTCAACCGGGCCTGGTGCAGGTGCGATTGGCGGAGGCACTTCTCGTACTCGGCGAACTGGACCCGGCCCGGCGGTATGCCGAGGAGGCGGCCAGGGCACCCGCCCACGTGCGCGGCCGGGTCAACCGGCTGGTCACGCTCACCGGCGTCGAGTTGCGCACCGGCTCACCGGAACGCGCTGCCGAGACGGCGGCGCAGATGGCCGATCAGGCGCAGGGCATCGAATCACAGCTGCTGCGGCAGCGCATGCGGCAGGTGCGGGAGCGTCTGCTCCGGCATCCAGGTGCGCCGGCCGCGGAAGCGGCGGAGCTGATCGAGGAGACGCTGAGGGTGCCTCTCTGA
- a CDS encoding NUDIX hydrolase gives MRWKNLGEHTVYENQWLRVNLADVLLPDGRHLDHYLIRLRPVAMATAVNERNEVLMLWRHRFITDSWGWELAAGVVEDGEDIAEAAAREMLEETGWRPGPLRHLMTVEPANGLTDARHHIYWSDSAAYVGHPEDDFESDKREWVPLKETPDLIADGVVPAANTAAALLMLYRLRFG, from the coding sequence GTGCGATGGAAGAACCTGGGTGAACACACGGTGTATGAGAACCAGTGGTTACGGGTCAATCTCGCGGACGTACTGCTGCCGGACGGCCGTCATCTGGACCACTATCTGATCCGGCTGCGGCCCGTGGCCATGGCCACGGCGGTAAACGAGCGCAACGAGGTGCTGATGCTCTGGCGGCACCGCTTCATCACCGATAGCTGGGGCTGGGAACTCGCGGCCGGAGTCGTCGAGGACGGCGAGGACATCGCCGAGGCGGCGGCACGCGAGATGCTGGAGGAGACGGGCTGGCGGCCGGGTCCGCTGCGTCATCTGATGACGGTCGAGCCCGCGAACGGGCTGACCGACGCCCGCCATCACATCTACTGGTCGGACAGCGCCGCCTACGTGGGCCACCCCGAGGACGACTTCGAGTCGGACAAGCGCGAGTGGGTGCCGCTCAAGGAGACGCCGGATCTGATCGCCGACGGCGTGGTGCCTGCCGCGAACACGGCGGCCGCGCTGCTGATGCTGTACCGGCTGCGCTTCGGCTAG